Proteins encoded within one genomic window of Flavobacterium sp. NG2:
- a CDS encoding DUF4835 family protein, with protein MNKWILFFALLFFSNVEAQQLNCTITVNSEKIANTNQSVYKTLQTSLTEFVNKTDWTGKALKQNERINCSMYITVSSNNSDQFVATIQVQSSRPIFNSSYSSPVLNFNDKDFNFKYTEFERLVYNANSFESNLVSVISFYTYVILGLDADSFVPKSGDEYFEVAQNIANVAQQGGYKGWSQTDGIQNRYFLINDLLSPTYSVIRNTISEYHTGLDLMTKDLKVAKEKIKNSLIDLNTLYSAKPNAFLTRVFFDAKSDEIVSIFSGGPTITITDLLESLNKTSPLNNSKWENIKY; from the coding sequence ATGAATAAATGGATTCTTTTTTTTGCATTACTATTCTTTTCTAACGTAGAGGCACAACAGTTGAATTGCACTATTACAGTCAATTCGGAGAAAATAGCTAATACGAATCAATCTGTTTATAAAACCTTGCAAACCTCTTTGACGGAGTTTGTAAACAAAACGGATTGGACAGGAAAAGCGTTAAAACAAAACGAAAGAATCAACTGTTCGATGTATATAACGGTGTCTTCAAATAATTCAGATCAGTTTGTGGCTACCATTCAAGTGCAATCCTCAAGACCTATTTTTAATTCGTCTTATTCGTCTCCTGTATTGAATTTTAACGACAAAGATTTTAATTTTAAATATACAGAATTTGAACGTTTAGTGTATAACGCTAATAGTTTTGAATCTAATTTGGTTTCAGTCATTTCGTTTTACACCTATGTTATTTTAGGTTTAGATGCAGATTCATTTGTTCCAAAATCGGGTGATGAGTATTTTGAGGTAGCACAAAATATTGCTAACGTAGCCCAGCAAGGCGGTTATAAAGGATGGTCTCAAACCGATGGAATCCAAAATCGTTATTTTTTAATCAATGATTTGTTGTCTCCAACTTATTCTGTTATTCGCAATACTATTTCAGAATATCACACTGGTTTGGATTTGATGACTAAAGATTTAAAAGTGGCTAAAGAAAAAATCAAAAATTCTTTAATTGATTTGAATACATTGTATTCAGCAAAGCCAAACGCTTTCTTGACTCGTGTGTTTTTTGATGCTAAATCAGATGAGATTGTTTCTATTTTCTCTGGCGGGCCAACGATTACTATTACCGATTTATTAGAAAGTTTAAATAAAACCTCTCCATTGAATAATAGCAAATGGGAGAATATTAAGTACTAA
- the recN gene encoding DNA repair protein RecN: MITTLSIKNYALIEKLSIDFSKGFSIITGETGAGKSIILGALGLVLGKRADLSSLKNKEEKCIIEAHFEISKYNLKPFFEANDLDYEDDTIIRREILPSGKSRAFINDSPVNLQELQELSLYLIDIHSQQQTQELSDENVQFKIIDAIAQNTDLLLNYQSVLKKYKAEKSKLNALIKKQAESYKEQEYNQFLLTELVEAKLKSGEQETLEADFEKLNNVEVIKEAIDKSLAITSAESIGVLANLNEIKTALHKIAAFSPEYQSLHERVVSVLIEMDDVEKELNDCAESLLSDPAQLELINQKLQLIYNLQKKHQAGTVEELLEIQSNLENSVLELGNLESDIEALNGTIAEKAKELDALAQTILDNRQTAIPVLSEKLISILATLGMPNVRFDIKVTPTATYYENGKDELQFLFAANKGTDFGLLKKVASGGEMSRIMLAVKAILAQYSKLPTLIFDEIDTGVSGEIAIRMGEIMKEMSQQMQIFAITHLPQIAAKGNAHFKVFKSTVGEDTQSELVLLNEDDRIVEIAQMLSGTVVSDSALNHAKALLN; this comes from the coding sequence ATGATTACCACACTTTCGATAAAAAACTACGCACTAATTGAAAAATTGTCTATTGATTTTTCCAAAGGATTTTCGATAATCACGGGAGAAACAGGAGCGGGAAAATCCATTATTTTAGGAGCTTTAGGTTTAGTTTTAGGCAAAAGGGCTGATTTATCTTCGTTGAAAAACAAAGAAGAAAAATGCATCATCGAAGCCCATTTTGAAATATCCAAATACAATTTAAAACCATTTTTCGAAGCCAATGATTTGGACTACGAAGATGATACTATAATACGACGCGAAATTTTGCCTTCAGGTAAATCGCGAGCTTTTATCAATGATAGTCCTGTAAATTTACAAGAATTGCAAGAGTTGAGTTTGTACTTGATTGATATCCATTCACAACAACAAACTCAAGAATTGTCAGATGAAAATGTACAATTCAAGATTATTGATGCTATTGCACAAAATACCGACCTTCTTTTAAACTATCAATCAGTTTTAAAGAAGTATAAGGCAGAAAAATCAAAGTTGAATGCTTTGATTAAAAAACAAGCCGAATCCTATAAAGAGCAAGAATACAATCAATTTTTATTGACGGAATTGGTCGAAGCCAAATTAAAATCAGGAGAACAAGAAACCTTGGAAGCTGATTTTGAAAAGCTGAACAATGTGGAAGTCATCAAAGAAGCGATTGACAAATCATTAGCAATTACTAGTGCCGAGTCCATTGGTGTTTTGGCTAATTTGAATGAAATCAAAACAGCTTTACATAAAATCGCTGCCTTTTCGCCAGAATATCAAAGTTTACACGAAAGAGTCGTAAGTGTTTTGATTGAAATGGACGATGTCGAAAAAGAACTAAACGACTGTGCAGAGTCTTTATTGAGTGATCCAGCACAATTGGAATTGATCAATCAAAAGCTACAGTTGATTTATAATTTACAAAAGAAACACCAGGCAGGAACTGTCGAGGAACTTTTGGAAATCCAATCCAATTTAGAAAACTCCGTTTTAGAATTAGGGAATTTAGAAAGCGATATCGAAGCCTTAAATGGTACGATTGCTGAAAAAGCAAAGGAACTAGATGCCTTGGCGCAAACCATTTTGGACAATCGCCAAACTGCTATTCCTGTGTTATCAGAGAAATTAATTTCGATTCTAGCGACTTTAGGAATGCCTAATGTACGTTTTGATATTAAAGTAACGCCAACGGCTACTTATTATGAAAACGGAAAAGACGAATTGCAATTCCTATTCGCTGCTAATAAAGGAACCGATTTTGGTTTACTAAAAAAAGTAGCTTCGGGAGGGGAGATGTCTCGTATCATGCTTGCCGTCAAAGCGATTTTAGCGCAATACTCTAAATTACCAACCTTGATTTTTGACGAAATTGACACCGGAGTTTCTGGAGAAATTGCAATTAGAATGGGTGAAATCATGAAAGAAATGAGTCAGCAAATGCAAATTTTTGCTATTACGCACCTACCACAAATTGCAGCCAAAGGAAATGCACATTTCAAAGTATTCAAGTCAACCGTGGGCGAAGACACTCAGTCTGAATTAGTTTTACTAAACGAAGACGACCGAATTGTCGAGATTGCCCAAATGTTATCAGGAACCGTAGTTTCTGATTCGGCCTTAAATCATGCCAAAGCCTTGTTGAACTGA
- the fabV gene encoding enoyl-ACP reductase FabV, translating to MIIEPRMRGFICLTSQPKGCEQNVKNQIEYVKSKGAIDGAKKVLVIGASTGFGLASRITSAFGSNAATIGVFFEKGPAPGKTASPGWYNSAAFEKEAAKAGLYAKSINGDAFSNEIKEQTLDLIKADLGQVDLVIYSLASPVRTNPITGVTHRSVLKPIGQTFTNKTVDFHSGKVTEVSIEPCSGDDIENTIAVMGGEDWAMWMEALKAANLLAPGATTVAYSYIGPEVTEAVYRKGTIGRAKDHLESTAFEITKSLEDINGKAYVSVNKALVTQASSAIPVIPLYISLLYKIMKEEGIHEGCIEQIQRLYSDRLFNGTEVPTDEKGRIRIDDWELREDVQAKVAALWKEAVTENLEQIGDLEGYRKDFYNLFGFDVDGVDYKADTDEMVTIPSIG from the coding sequence ATGATTATAGAACCTAGAATGAGAGGATTTATTTGTTTGACATCTCAACCAAAGGGATGTGAGCAAAACGTAAAAAATCAAATTGAGTATGTAAAATCAAAAGGTGCTATTGACGGTGCTAAGAAAGTTTTGGTAATTGGAGCATCCACTGGATTTGGTTTGGCTTCTAGAATTACTTCTGCTTTTGGATCAAATGCAGCGACTATCGGTGTGTTTTTTGAAAAAGGACCAGCGCCAGGAAAAACAGCTTCACCAGGTTGGTACAACTCTGCGGCTTTCGAAAAAGAAGCTGCAAAAGCAGGTTTGTATGCAAAAAGTATCAATGGAGATGCTTTCTCTAACGAAATAAAAGAACAAACATTAGACTTAATCAAAGCCGACTTAGGTCAGGTTGATTTAGTGATTTATAGCTTGGCATCGCCAGTGCGTACCAATCCTATCACAGGAGTAACGCACCGTTCGGTTTTGAAACCTATTGGACAAACTTTTACCAATAAAACAGTTGATTTTCACTCTGGAAAAGTAACAGAAGTTTCAATCGAGCCATGTAGTGGTGATGATATCGAGAACACTATTGCTGTAATGGGAGGTGAAGACTGGGCAATGTGGATGGAGGCGCTTAAAGCGGCTAATTTACTAGCTCCAGGAGCAACTACAGTAGCTTATTCTTATATCGGACCTGAGGTAACTGAGGCGGTATACCGTAAAGGAACAATTGGTCGTGCCAAAGATCATTTAGAATCAACTGCTTTTGAAATCACCAAAAGCCTTGAGGATATCAACGGAAAAGCCTATGTTTCAGTAAACAAAGCTTTGGTAACACAAGCAAGTTCAGCGATTCCAGTAATTCCTTTGTACATCTCATTGTTGTACAAAATCATGAAAGAAGAAGGAATTCACGAAGGTTGTATCGAGCAAATTCAACGTTTGTATTCTGATAGATTATTCAACGGAACCGAAGTTCCTACAGATGAAAAAGGTAGAATCCGCATTGACGACTGGGAGTTAAGAGAAGACGTTCAAGCTAAAGTTGCCGCTTTATGGAAAGAAGCTGTAACCGAAAACCTAGAGCAAATAGGAGACCTTGAAGGGTATCGTAAAGACTTCTACAACCTTTTTGGTTTTGACGTTGACGGCGTAGATTACAAAGCAGACACAGACGAAATGGTAACGATTCCTAGTATCGGATAG
- a CDS encoding SLATT domain-containing protein: MQTTSGQLYLNKDFSVELNYKFWTTKGSRFIASSRLKSTNKLSSYSIGFLSGYMIIIGLLSVFNLNNAQIINNEQLGFISTGLSILILVFSQLEAANDYALKSDKFHNCALEISDLYNKLRYLKTNIINEDEINKLAMDLSIEYGNILKKYENHESIDFEYFKISKNDYFKLSRFKILKIKFNYYLKTKFLYHFLILFPAIIIYFVLK; the protein is encoded by the coding sequence ATGCAAACAACCTCTGGTCAGTTATATTTAAACAAAGATTTTAGTGTTGAATTAAATTATAAATTTTGGACAACTAAAGGATCACGTTTTATTGCCAGCTCAAGACTTAAGTCAACTAATAAACTCTCGTCATATTCAATAGGTTTTTTATCAGGTTATATGATTATAATAGGCTTATTAAGCGTTTTTAATCTTAATAACGCACAAATTATAAATAATGAACAATTGGGCTTTATTTCAACAGGACTGTCAATATTAATTTTAGTTTTCAGTCAACTAGAAGCAGCAAATGACTATGCTTTAAAATCAGATAAATTTCATAATTGTGCATTAGAAATCAGTGATTTATATAATAAATTAAGGTATTTGAAAACCAATATCATTAATGAGGATGAAATTAATAAGCTTGCTATGGATTTGTCTATAGAGTATGGTAATATTTTAAAAAAATATGAGAATCATGAATCTATTGATTTTGAATATTTCAAAATTTCTAAAAATGATTATTTTAAACTTTCAAGATTTAAAATCTTAAAAATTAAATTTAATTATTATTTAAAAACGAAGTTTCTATATCATTTTCTAATTTTATTCCCAGCTATTATAATATATTTTGTCTTAAAGTGA
- a CDS encoding type II toxin-antitoxin system RelE/ParE family toxin: MIFKIIWSSFAESQLDEIFEYYEKEASFNVAKKLVEGIINEPNKLAQKPYIGQVEELLNHRDIEYRYLVFKNYKLIYSIDIINGFIRISDVFDTRQNPIKLKRTK, from the coding sequence ATGATATTCAAAATTATTTGGTCTTCTTTTGCTGAAAGCCAACTTGATGAGATTTTTGAATATTATGAGAAAGAAGCAAGTTTTAATGTTGCCAAAAAACTAGTCGAAGGAATTATTAATGAGCCAAACAAACTTGCACAGAAGCCTTACATTGGACAAGTAGAAGAATTGTTGAATCATAGGGATATTGAATATCGTTATTTAGTTTTTAAAAATTATAAACTAATTTATTCAATAGATATAATTAATGGGTTTATAAGAATTTCTGATGTTTTTGATACTCGTCAAAATCCAATAAAATTAAAAAGAACAAAATAA
- a CDS encoding DUF695 domain-containing protein, which translates to MSFLKNIFSKNGDEINSYADFWKWFEANEKTFYNVVKKGTTIEKDFFNTLTPKLDALHEGYFFLTGMCDEKTAELVITAEGIVKNIVFVEELVQAAPQLPNWKFTALKSELDIENIQIIMGGYEFKSENLSFYAIEHKNYPDEVDIVIVYDDYNEQDKSIIINGAFIFLDNFLGELNSVTTIDSLAVIAREEAKEDLIPIAKLKDYLIWREKEFVEKYNDYRYSTENDSFSSLEAELTNGKPLIAIVNTSLLDWENKASHPWIMRVIIPFNGESNNGMPNEETYLLLNQIEEDIMKDLKDADGYLNVGRQTADGVREIYFACKDFRKSSKVLSVLIAKYKEQIKIEYDLFKDKYWQCLEKFKPGY; encoded by the coding sequence ATGAGTTTCTTAAAAAATATTTTTTCAAAAAATGGAGATGAAATCAACAGTTATGCTGATTTTTGGAAATGGTTTGAAGCTAATGAAAAGACATTTTATAATGTGGTTAAAAAAGGAACTACAATCGAAAAAGATTTTTTTAATACATTGACTCCCAAGTTGGATGCCTTGCATGAGGGTTATTTTTTCTTAACCGGTATGTGTGATGAAAAAACTGCTGAATTGGTCATAACGGCCGAAGGTATTGTTAAGAATATTGTTTTTGTTGAAGAGTTAGTGCAAGCAGCACCTCAGTTGCCTAATTGGAAATTCACGGCATTAAAATCAGAACTGGATATTGAAAACATACAAATCATTATGGGTGGTTATGAGTTTAAAAGTGAAAACCTTTCTTTTTACGCCATTGAGCACAAAAATTACCCTGACGAAGTAGATATTGTTATTGTATATGATGATTATAACGAACAAGATAAGTCGATTATAATCAACGGAGCTTTTATATTTCTGGATAACTTTTTGGGCGAATTGAATTCGGTTACCACCATAGATAGTTTGGCCGTTATTGCAAGAGAAGAAGCCAAGGAAGACTTGATTCCCATTGCTAAGTTGAAAGATTACTTGATATGGAGAGAAAAAGAATTTGTAGAAAAATACAATGATTATCGTTACTCTACTGAAAATGATAGTTTCTCCAGTTTAGAAGCCGAACTCACTAACGGGAAACCTTTGATTGCAATTGTGAATACAAGCTTGTTAGATTGGGAGAATAAAGCCTCACATCCATGGATTATGAGGGTGATAATTCCTTTTAACGGGGAGAGTAATAACGGTATGCCAAATGAAGAGACCTATCTTTTACTCAATCAAATTGAAGAGGATATCATGAAGGACTTAAAAGATGCAGATGGTTATTTGAATGTTGGAAGACAAACAGCTGATGGTGTAAGAGAAATTTATTTTGCGTGCAAAGATTTCCGTAAATCCTCCAAAGTACTAAGTGTCTTGATCGCTAAATACAAAGAGCAAATAAAAATAGAGTACGATTTGTTTAAAGATAAATATTGGCAATGCTTGGAGAAATTTAAGCCAGGTTATTAA
- a CDS encoding lysozyme inhibitor LprI family protein: protein MKNRLLLLLLLLGTFAHAQSEISKTKLTELKAQVEKEAAKYKDSLAKAGGSFSQPLDIEYKTDVYRIEKLADKKIKIDYSTAGMSNAIYELNSDYDKLLNKYYGILLKKLSIKDQEKLKVTQRNWLKFRDSEIELIGIIAKEEYSGGGTIQSNIRASRISDLTKNRLIEIKEHLNQFLD from the coding sequence ATGAAAAATAGACTTCTTTTACTTTTACTGTTGTTGGGGACTTTTGCCCACGCACAATCAGAAATTTCAAAAACTAAACTTACTGAACTTAAGGCACAGGTAGAAAAAGAAGCAGCTAAATATAAAGATTCTTTAGCCAAAGCGGGAGGAAGCTTTTCGCAGCCACTAGATATTGAATATAAAACAGATGTGTACCGAATCGAAAAACTAGCTGATAAGAAAATAAAAATTGATTATTCGACAGCAGGGATGAGCAATGCTATTTATGAACTGAATAGCGATTATGATAAATTGTTGAATAAATACTATGGCATTTTACTAAAAAAATTGAGCATAAAAGATCAGGAAAAATTGAAAGTTACCCAAAGAAATTGGCTCAAGTTTAGAGACAGCGAAATTGAATTAATCGGTATTATTGCTAAGGAAGAATATTCTGGAGGAGGAACGATTCAAAGTAATATAAGAGCCAGTCGTATTTCTGATTTGACAAAAAATCGTCTTATTGAAATTAAAGAACATTTAAACCAATTTTTAGATTGA
- a CDS encoding SRPBCC domain-containing protein, translating to MSTEKITVQATINADKNKVWDYYTNPKHIVNWNFADPSWCCSRAENDMKVGGVYNARMEAKDGSFGFDFKAIYTEINLGEQFSYGFEGRTVVVSLKEENNKTEITVTFDPETENSIELQKNGWQAILNNFKNYTEVS from the coding sequence ATGAGCACAGAAAAAATCACCGTTCAAGCGACTATCAACGCTGATAAAAACAAGGTTTGGGATTATTACACCAATCCGAAACATATTGTAAACTGGAATTTTGCCGACCCTAGTTGGTGTTGTTCTAGAGCTGAAAATGATATGAAAGTAGGTGGCGTATACAATGCCCGAATGGAAGCTAAAGACGGTAGTTTTGGTTTTGACTTTAAAGCAATATATACTGAAATCAACCTTGGAGAACAATTTAGCTATGGATTTGAAGGAAGAACGGTTGTTGTTAGTTTAAAAGAAGAAAACAACAAAACCGAAATCACGGTTACTTTTGACCCAGAAACAGAAAATTCTATCGAATTACAGAAGAATGGTTGGCAAGCGATTTTAAACAATTTTAAGAACTATACCGAAGTAAGCTAA
- a CDS encoding TlpA disulfide reductase family protein, translated as MKKIVLVVVFMIALTAHSQEKRLWAKSVIDQKAPKLSVEQWLSKKPNTKGKFVLIDFWATWCGPCKRAIPELNHFQKEFVNDLVVIGISDEPKELVEKMTVPKMEYYSAIDTYKSMNDVLEVKGIPHCILIDPNGIVRWEGWPQQAGYELTSSVIKGIIEKYR; from the coding sequence ATGAAGAAAATTGTATTGGTAGTAGTTTTTATGATTGCTTTGACTGCTCATTCCCAAGAAAAAAGATTGTGGGCAAAATCAGTTATTGATCAAAAAGCGCCTAAACTTTCGGTAGAACAATGGTTGTCAAAGAAACCAAATACCAAAGGGAAATTTGTATTAATTGATTTTTGGGCGACTTGGTGTGGTCCTTGCAAAAGGGCGATTCCAGAATTAAATCATTTTCAAAAAGAATTTGTAAACGATTTGGTTGTCATAGGAATCAGTGATGAGCCTAAAGAACTAGTTGAAAAAATGACAGTTCCAAAAATGGAATATTACAGTGCTATTGACACTTATAAATCAATGAATGATGTGCTGGAAGTAAAAGGAATTCCGCATTGTATCCTAATCGATCCTAATGGTATTGTACGTTGGGAAGGTTGGCCACAACAAGCTGGTTATGAATTGACTTCGTCAGTGATTAAAGGAATTATTGAGAAGTATAGGTAA
- a CDS encoding nucleotidyltransferase family protein, giving the protein MNLIERHRSAILNLCKTHKVKSLYAFGSVLTNEFSNESDVDLIVDFEQLDVLDYGDNYYDLKFSLEKILKRSVDLLEEKAIKNPFFRKSMNQNKQLIYG; this is encoded by the coding sequence ATGAACCTAATCGAACGACATAGAAGTGCTATTCTAAATTTATGCAAAACGCATAAAGTAAAGTCATTGTATGCTTTTGGTTCTGTTTTGACGAATGAATTTAGTAATGAAAGTGATGTTGATTTAATTGTCGATTTTGAACAATTGGATGTTTTGGATTATGGGGATAATTATTATGATCTTAAATTTTCATTAGAGAAAATCTTAAAAAGAAGTGTTGATTTGTTAGAAGAGAAAGCCATCAAAAATCCGTTTTTTAGAAAATCAATGAATCAAAATAAACAATTGATTTATGGATAG
- a CDS encoding DUF86 domain-containing protein: MDRNVKTWLYDVLSSINEIESYFLTAPRSFELFQNDLKTKRAVERNIEIIGEAMSRILKQDSSIEISDSRKIVDVRNRIIHGYDSVSDEVIWGIVIKNLPVLQKEVETLLNE; this comes from the coding sequence ATGGATAGGAATGTAAAAACATGGCTCTATGATGTTTTGAGTTCGATAAATGAGATTGAAAGTTATTTTCTTACGGCTCCTAGATCTTTTGAATTATTTCAAAATGATTTAAAAACAAAAAGAGCAGTCGAAAGGAATATAGAAATCATTGGTGAAGCGATGAGTAGAATACTTAAGCAAGATAGCAGTATTGAAATTTCGGATTCTAGAAAAATTGTTGATGTACGAAACAGAATAATTCATGGTTATGATTCGGTTTCAGATGAAGTGATTTGGGGAATTGTAATTAAGAATTTACCTGTTTTGCAAAAAGAAGTTGAAACTTTATTAAATGAATAA
- a CDS encoding enoyl-ACP reductase, with the protein MYNLLKGKRGIIFGALDEHSIAWKTAERVHEEGGTFVLTNAPASIRLGEIDVLAQKTNSQVIPADATSIEDLENLVTQSMEILGGKIDFVLHSIGMSVNVRKGNHYIDQNYDFTQKGWNVSAVSFHKVMQVLYKKDAMNEWGSIVALSYMAAQRVFPDYNDMADNKAFLESIARSFGYFFGRDKNVRVNTISQSPTATRAGQGVKGFDEFIAFAEKMSPLGNASALDCANYALTLFSDLTKKVTLQNLYNDGGFSNMGVSQEIMHMFEEK; encoded by the coding sequence ATGTACAATTTATTGAAAGGGAAAAGAGGAATTATTTTTGGAGCTTTGGATGAACATTCGATTGCTTGGAAAACGGCGGAACGCGTGCATGAGGAAGGTGGAACTTTTGTGTTGACCAATGCGCCTGCTTCGATACGTTTGGGTGAAATTGATGTTTTGGCTCAAAAAACCAATTCGCAAGTGATTCCTGCTGATGCGACTTCGATTGAAGATTTAGAAAACTTAGTAACTCAGTCGATGGAAATTTTGGGTGGTAAGATTGATTTTGTGTTGCATTCTATTGGGATGTCTGTGAATGTGCGCAAGGGGAATCATTATATCGACCAGAATTATGATTTTACGCAAAAAGGCTGGAATGTGTCGGCAGTTTCTTTTCATAAAGTGATGCAGGTTTTATATAAAAAAGATGCCATGAACGAGTGGGGAAGCATTGTGGCGTTATCGTATATGGCAGCGCAACGTGTATTCCCGGATTACAATGATATGGCGGATAATAAGGCGTTCTTAGAGTCGATTGCCCGTAGTTTTGGGTATTTCTTCGGGAGAGATAAGAACGTACGTGTGAACACGATTTCGCAATCACCTACGGCAACAAGAGCGGGACAAGGAGTGAAAGGTTTTGATGAATTCATTGCTTTTGCTGAGAAAATGTCGCCTCTAGGGAATGCTTCGGCTTTGGATTGTGCCAATTATGCGTTGACGCTTTTCTCTGATTTGACTAAGAAAGTAACACTACAGAACTTATACAACGACGGCGGATTCTCGAATATGGGAGTAAGCCAAGAAATCATGCACATGTTTGAGGAGAAGTAA
- a CDS encoding o-succinylbenzoate synthase, translated as MKATYHKYILDFKRPSGTSRGVMTQKETWFIVLEKNGKKGIGECGILRGLSADDRPDYEEKLQWTCDNIHLGKEALWNALLEFPSIQFGVEMAFRSLDSEDPFLLFPSAFTNEGKPIVINGLVWMGDEGFMMDQINEKIKQGFTCIKLKIGAIDFDKELQLLRFIRTHFPPNKMEIRVDANGAFDLNKALDKLHQLSEFKLHSIEQPIQKNNTDRMTELCKTTPFPIALDEELIGVFALEDKEALLQKIKPQYIILKPSFVGGFKGTMEWIMLAEKYEIGWWITSALESNIGLNAIAQWTYLLHNAMPQGLGTGALYTNNFDCPLTVSEGKLWYDQNVDWGFDFDMLS; from the coding sequence ATGAAAGCAACTTACCATAAATACATTCTCGATTTTAAAAGACCCTCCGGAACTTCCAGAGGAGTGATGACGCAAAAAGAAACTTGGTTTATCGTTCTTGAAAAAAACGGTAAAAAAGGAATAGGAGAATGCGGGATTCTCCGTGGATTAAGTGCGGATGATCGTCCGGATTATGAAGAGAAATTACAATGGACGTGTGATAATATTCACTTAGGTAAAGAAGCTTTGTGGAATGCTTTGTTGGAGTTCCCATCGATACAATTTGGTGTCGAAATGGCGTTTCGTTCTTTGGATAGTGAGGACCCGTTTTTGTTGTTTCCATCGGCCTTTACTAACGAGGGAAAACCGATCGTAATAAATGGTTTGGTTTGGATGGGTGACGAGGGTTTTATGATGGATCAAATCAACGAAAAAATTAAGCAAGGTTTTACCTGTATAAAACTCAAAATTGGAGCGATAGATTTCGATAAAGAACTGCAGTTGTTACGCTTTATACGGACTCATTTCCCACCGAATAAGATGGAAATTAGGGTTGATGCTAATGGTGCTTTCGATTTAAATAAAGCTTTAGATAAATTACATCAATTATCTGAATTTAAATTACATAGCATTGAGCAGCCTATTCAAAAAAACAATACTGACAGGATGACAGAGTTGTGTAAAACAACACCTTTTCCTATTGCATTAGATGAAGAGTTGATTGGCGTGTTTGCTTTAGAAGATAAGGAAGCTTTATTACAAAAAATTAAGCCACAATACATCATTTTGAAGCCTAGTTTTGTGGGTGGTTTTAAAGGAACAATGGAGTGGATTATGCTGGCTGAAAAGTATGAAATAGGGTGGTGGATAACGTCCGCTTTGGAAAGTAATATTGGACTGAATGCGATAGCACAATGGACGTATTTATTGCATAATGCCATGCCACAAGGATTGGGTACAGGAGCACTTTATACGAATAATTTTGACTGTCCATTAACAGTTTCAGAAGGGAAGTTGTGGTATGATCAAAATGTGGATTGGGGGTTTGATTTTGATATGCTTTCATAG